Proteins from a single region of Pongo abelii isolate AG06213 chromosome 17, NHGRI_mPonAbe1-v2.0_pri, whole genome shotgun sequence:
- the LOC100447890 gene encoding ubiquitin recognition factor in ER-associated degradation protein 1-like yields MFSFNMFNHPIPRVFQNHFSTQYRCFSVSMLAGPNDRLDVEKGGKIIMLPSALDQLSQLNITYPMLFKLTNKNLDRMTHCGVLEFVADEGICYLPHWMMPNLLLEEGSLVQVDSVNLQVATYSKFQPQSPDFLDITNPKAVLEYTLRNFACLTTGNVTAINCNEKIYELELRVMETKPNKVVSIIECDRNVDFDAPLGYKEPKRQVQHEESTEGEADHSGYAGELGFRAFSCSGNRLDGKKKGVEPTPSPIKPGDIKKGIPNYEFKLGKIPFIRNACPLVKKVEEDEAGGRFVAFSGGQSLSKKGRKP; encoded by the coding sequence ATGTTCTCTTTCAACATGTTCAACCACCCAATTCCCAGGGTCTTCCAAAACCACTTCTCCACACAGTACCGCTGCTTCTCTGTGTCCATGCTAGCAGGGCCTAATGACAGGTTAGATgtggagaaaggagggaagataATTATGCTGCCCTCAGCCCTGGACCAACTCAGCCAACTTAACATTACCTATCCCATGCTGTTCAAACTGACCAATAAGAATTTGGACCGCATGACGCACTGTGGCGTGCTGGAGTTTGTGGCTGATGAGGGTATCTGCTACCTCCCACACTGGATGATGCCGAACTTGCTCTTGGAAGAAGGCAGCCTGGTCCAGGTGGACAGTGTCAACCTTCAAGTAGCCACCTACTCCAAATTCCAGCCTCAGAGCCCTGACTTCCTGGACATCACCAACCCCAAAGCTGTATTAGAATACACACTTAGGAACTTTGCCTGTCTGACCACCGGGAATGTGACTGCCATCAACTGTAATGAAAAGATCTATGAACTTGAACTGCGTGTGATGGAAACCAAACCCAACAAGGTAGTGTCCATCATTGAGTGTGACAGGAACGTGGACTTTGATGCTCCCCTGGGCTACAAAGAACCCAAAAGACAAGTCCAGCATGAGGAGTCGACAGAAGGTGAAGCTGACCACAGTGGCTATGCTGGAGAGCTGGGCTTCCGTGCCTTCTCGTGCTCTGGCAATAGACTtgatggaaagaagaaaggggtgGAGCCCACCCCCTCCCCAATCAAGCCTGGAGACATTAAAAAAGGAATTCCCAATTATGAATTTAAACTTGGTAAGATACCTTTCATCAGAAATGCATGTCCCCTTGTCAAAAAGGTTGAAgaggatgaagctggaggcagaTTCGTCGCTTTCTCTGGAGGACAGTCGTTGagtaaaaagggaagaaagccctAA